agcatcaaatatttCAATTAGATCCCAAACTCAATAGCAATATGAATGCATGGGAACATGCTTTGCAGCTAATATCTCCTAGAATTGTTGAACCACTAGCTCAAAATGTCCCAAAACTTTAAACCGCTTGACTCCAAGGTATTATTTGTTAAGTTTGCAACAAATTCCTTGAATTTTCAATCATGTGATGAATCAAAGTTACTTTCTCTCTTATCCATgagataaaataaattttgaatgTATCTTCTTGATGTTAGATTACACTTAGATTCTTAAACCCTACTTATATGATTTTCTACTCAATAATCCTTCCGCATGGAATGAATATTTGTGTTCGTTCCTTATttctttgtagttttttttttgtttccattTAGTTTAGTtacctttctttgtttctaataaaAAGAAATACCCTTAAGAACCCAACCCTTATCATATGAAGGGGTTGGCTCTTTCAAACATAGAGGAAAATCATTAATCCCATAGTGATCTCTCCACTATTAAAGCATTTTTCACTATCTACTAGATCATTTAGGGTCATTTTCAATGTAAAACTATTGTGACAAGTATGTTTACAGATAGGCATAAAGAGTACTGCCCTAGATACAAATACCAAGAAGTCTAAGGCCACCCATAGTTCTGGGATGACAACTAAATCTCTAGAAATTTTATGAAAACCCTTGAAAACATAAGATTTATCTTGTAAAAGTCCTcgatgtaattatttatttaataataggaATCTGTGAAAGCTCAATTTCATGAAGTAAAAAAAATTGATTGACATAAATATCCTAGAATAAATATGAAATTTACTAGCCAATGAAATGTCTTTAGTAATCCAATAAACAAGttaagaattttaaataaatatttataactaAATAAATTGGAAAGAAAAAGATTCCCTATAACATTGATTCCTTTTCATTGAATGGGAGAATTTAAAACTACATGATAAATGTTAAAAGATTCTATAGCATGGACCATTTACTAGCCAAGTAGCCTATATGCAACTCCTAAGCCTTCTTTCAGTGAAAGACCTAGCTAACACTAGTACTTGCATCTAGGTAAGATGCATTGtataatgctgatagtaatttatatgattataaatgtgagataaaattataaaaattcaaaacgtgtcaacatttttttttcaaagatgTAATAAATGGATCCAAGGAGTCCTTATGTTTCCTCCTACATTAGGTGTTGGTCCCTTGAAAATAAGTTGAGGAACTAATCTTGGTGAGCCTTGAATAATGCATGTAGAATTTTGGGTGGACAATTGTGTTGCATTCAACTCGTTCAACAATGTCAACAATGATAAATGTTTATGATGTTTGAATTTTCGACAATAATTTTTTTTAGGCATGAAAACTAGCAATGACATTCTAGTGTGAGACAATATTTTTGGTGGGGGCTTCCCCACCATAAGATAGTCTACTAGTGCTTGCATCTAAATGAGGTGTAATGGACAAGTCAATAGTAATTTATTTATCTTTAGAATTTTAATATAGAGGATTTTCTTCATTAATTactattattaaaaaaaactttaaaacaaCTAATAAGAAAAATATAAAGGATGCAATCATAAAATAAAAGGAAAACCATCTCGAGTTAGTCTAAATATGTGATTTGATAATTTGTTAgattgtcatatatatatatatatatatatatatatatatagtttttgttttgttttgtgttaatATTCATAGATATTAATAATATTGATAAGTACATTTGTTGGATTATCATACTTTTAAAATTAATGAACCCTAAATTAATTCTCACATATTATTCTAATATTGAAAAGTAATAAAAACAGTTAATTCCTACAAGCATTTCAAAGAGGTTGAAAGAAAATATGTTTCTTGGTGAAAGTTTTGGAATGAATTACATTTGTGGAATTCgttgaaaccctagagaaatttcCTCTAAAATTTTAACAAAATAGATTTGAATAGAATTGGCAGATACAAAATTTGTAGCCAAATCTCCTCAAAGTTAAACTAAAACAAATTAAAGAGGATCGGCCACTGTGCAACACTGAGGCAAATTTCATCCACAACAAATTCTAAGCAACTTGAAATGTAAAAACAGTATCAAAGAGGTAAAATCCGACACTTGATTAAATTTTcacaaaaaacattcaaattcaACAACAACCGTCCACAGAGCACACATGGAATCTTaagaaataattaatattaaatacaaATTCTACACCTTCAAATTCAACAACCACCATCCATAGAGCACACATGAAATCTTAAGAAATACTTGATATTAAATGTAAATTATACACCTTCAAATTTAACAAACACTGTCTACAAAGCACCATGAAATCTTAAGAAACACTTAAGATTAAATACAAATTGTACACAGCTATCTAATTCGTTCATCCCTACGGGATCAAACCCACCCAATCCTAAATCAAACTACAAACACATTCCAAATTCTGTGTTGCCAAATTTGTAGATAAATACACAGAATTTGGATTCTCTGTAATTTGTAATTGATCTTGGGTATTTTCATCTTCAGAAGATCTCGGTTTTGGAGCCCACAAAGACTTTAAATTTTGCCTAAAAATTCCTTTCACCCCGTCATTTGTTTCTATAAGAATAAATTTCACCACTACTTGGAAGCCATCTGTGGGAAGGGCTCATCGAACCACGCGTAACACAAATAATGTTCGGAAAATTGTTTTGAGATGACCGATTTTGACATGAGACAATTTCCCGATGGGGAGTTCCTCCCGAGGGAATGATGGGGAGTTCCTCCCTAGGGAATAGTAACAGAAATGAAAAAATATATTCGTAATCAAAAAGACAACTTTCAGGCAGCAACTTCCTCACATATTATGAGAGCATTGGAAGACAGTGGATGCCAGGGCTGTGCTAAGCACATTTAATGTTGCTTATTCACATTTATTGTAGGTCATTCATTGATAGTTGAGATAGTAAATGCACTTCTTGCAGAGTTTCTTGAATTTCCAGTCAGTGGGAAGGATTGATGTGAGCATGCAGCCAAAGCCAAAATTCTTTCCGATGTTATTCTTAAGAGATTGATCATGCAGCTTTCATATCTTAGCGAATAAAACATATACATATTCCAGCTACTAGCTTAAGAGATTGATCATGCAGCTTTCGTATCTTAGCGAATAAGACGAGACGAGAGGAATGCAGAAGTTGTTGGCTTTGGCATCCTTGGGCATGTTGAGCGTCTGTGTTGATTTATTGTATGACTGGTTGGGCATATTTTTCCCGAAGCAAACTGAGGTAACTATAAAGCATACCTCAACTATGTTGTTTTTCTTTGCAAAGTGCTTGCAAGATTTTTGGTTTGCTCTATCTGGTCACCTTCAAAAAGCTTGCATTTGTATTGTAAGTAGAGGGGTTCCGTTTGGCTTTCGGTTTACAAGATTTAAACTCATTTGAGGCGGTTTATTTCAGGCCGCGTGTCTGGGTTACACGATGCAGGCACAGTGACAAATGTAGCCAATGGAGAATGACCTTTCTTTTCCCGACACTACACCAAAATTTCATCACCGACGGAAACATGTACCACATAACACACAATGCTCGGAAAATTGTTTTAAGATGGTCGGTTCTGGCGTGAGACAATTTCCCGGTGAGGAGTTCCTCCCCAGGGAATAGCCTATCAGCTTAAAAAAACCCGTATAGTACTTAAACTATGTACAAGAATTATCGATTTGAGGCAATTCTAAATTAATCTCAATCTCAAGGAAAAGTGCTTCTAGAGGAAGATTAGCCCGGACCAGCAACATACATAATTTatcaaagagattgaaaagagataAAAAGAAATGGTTAGAGAATCACGTTGGACGATAGTTTAGAATAATCCTATTTTATTGTGCAAACGAGAGGGAGAAGGATACTCTAAAAAGAAAAAGTTAGGTCGAAAACTTTGTAATTATTGATGAATTTAATCTCTTTTATACTGTTAATGAGAAAGCTACAAAATAAAGCAGCAGCAGCGGTAACAAGAAATGGCACCCTAAGATAGGGATTGGAGCTTTGGACTGTAGGTAAGAGGACATATACAGAGATCTGCAGCGGGTGGGAGTAAAGGAGAGCCTCTGCTTAGCGTTGTCATACAGAATATGGTAATCTTGTTGCTGAAAACTTCCAAGGACGGCCGGTACACCTGCAACCGAAGCCTCATCCATATCTAACATTGCCAGACATAGTAAATTTCCAATTTTAGTCGGACCAGATTCTGTATATTGAACGAAATTATGTTTACCTTCGACAATATAATCTGCACCAAGCATATGGAAAGTCATATTCACATCAGGGATATAGTCATAGTAGGGTGATGAATAGCATACACTTAACCCAGCTTTAGAATCGTTAGATCTGGGTAGCCCTAGGACAGAATCTAAAACAGATGCCACTGCAGTGAAGGCAGCGTGCGGCAAAACTGTGTAGTGTGTTCCAGAGTCGATGATGAATCCCCCGCTTCCATTTGATTGTATATCGAACGTTCCTCGTGGAATATTGAGAGACACGTTCCCCAGAGTTATTCCTTCCACGGAGAAATAATAGTAGCTGTTAAGCTTGGGCAGGACTGTGTTGTTTATCACCATCGTCGACTGCACTCCTATGCCGTTCAACTCGGCTGCGCTGCCCAACAGGAGAGGCGTCGAAAATCTGTCAATGTCATGAAAGGGGGATCCATTGTATTCGAAAGATAAGCAGTAGGAAAATTTGGATTCTCCAATCTGTGAGATAAGCGATAATTGTCCTCGGCCGAGCCCCACTACGCCATTGGCCTCCTCCAAGCCATCTCCCTGAACGATATGGCTGCACCCAAACGCTATTCCGCCAAAGGAATGCGCAGCCCCGGATGTATCCGCCATGGTGAACGTCTCGAATGACAGTTCTCCCTGCGTGCTCCAGCTTCCGCTGTATATATGAGAATATTGACAGTCCAGCGCACAAGTTGAATTGCCAAGGGCAGAGCAGAGGGAAGAAGAGCAGGGAACCGGTCTGTATGTGGAGGAATCTTCTGGGTAGAACATAGGAAGAGTATATCTCCTAGAGCCATTGAAGGGATCGCACTGAAACCAAATCAAATCGCTTCCCGTGTCCACTTTTCCTCGGAAATTTCTTGGTGGGGTTCCGATGCCAATGTTCACTACATGTGTTGTGGGCAAGCGGATCAAAGGAGCAACAGCGCCACCCAGTTGGGTTTCGGTCCTTCCTGATTGCACAGCTTTAATCGAGGCTTCCATTCTTTTGAGCCTAGCAATGGCGGAATTCCTTTCCAAATGGGGGCCTCCACGCGCTTCTTCTGAACAGAGCAAACTGAAAAAACAACATATTGTTAGATTCGCCACAACTAATGTGATCGCATTTTTGTGTGCCATTGGGCACCTATTCAATCCCGCTTTCAAATTTCCCTTAATTACTACTACAGGCAGGTTTACTGGGGGTCGTCATTTATAAGGATTAGTCTATATCTTAATCGGATTGTTTAATAAATTGTGCGCCTGCAGGTAACTTCAGCATTCTGTGTTTCATCTGTCCAACCGTA
This genomic stretch from Cryptomeria japonica unplaced genomic scaffold, Sugi_1.0 HiC_scaffold_94, whole genome shotgun sequence harbors:
- the LOC131864814 gene encoding aspartic proteinase nepenthesin-2-like, producing MAHKNAITLVVANLTICCFFSLLCSEEARGGPHLERNSAIARLKRMEASIKAVQSGRTETQLGGAVAPLIRLPTTHVVNIGIGTPPRNFRGKVDTGSDLIWFQCDPFNGSRRYTLPMFYPEDSSTYRPVPCSSSLCSALGNSTCALDCQYSHIYSGSWSTQGELSFETFTMADTSGAAHSFGGIAFGCSHIVQGDGLEEANGVVGLGRGQLSLISQIGESKFSYCLSFEYNGSPFHDIDRFSTPLLLGSAAELNGIGVQSTMVINNTVLPKLNSYYYFSVEGITLGNVSLNIPRGTFDIQSNGSGGFIIDSGTHYTVLPHAAFTAVASVLDSVLGLPRSNDSKAGLSVCYSSPYYDYIPDVNMTFHMLGADYIVEGKHNFVQYTESGPTKIGNLLCLAMLDMDEASVAGVPAVLGSFQQQDYHILYDNAKQRLSFTPTRCRSLYMSSYLQSKAPIPILGCHFLLPLLLLYFVAFSLTV